The Nicotiana tabacum cultivar K326 chromosome 5, ASM71507v2, whole genome shotgun sequence sequence gtttgactagttttcgAGCGACGAGCATCTGTTTGAAGTGTTAGAgtggcattggagccggttatagaacttcTGAGCGAAggaagtctcctgtctaaccctgtgaggggaAAATTTCCCCGTAGGTGTTATTCTTGTTATATGCTGCATGTTGTGGGCGTTGTGCACGTATGAGATAATGAGTGTCCGTGCGCATGCTAGAATTTTTAAGTATATCCGAGTAGATTAGGATTCACACCATGCTTTATTTGTACGGATTGAGTTATTATTGCCTGCTTAGTTACTTGATTACATGTTACGACCCAAGACTAGACTTGTATAGAGTtatagactcgctattgtagagatgtGACGCGCTACTTGATTTAGCCGTAGATAATTGTGCTCCCCTAACAAATTCCTCCCGTGTTGTGCGTTTTCATAGAAAAGCttccttaaagttcataactcacaCATTTTTTCGTGAGTAGGGTCAAGGACCCATTAAAGCTTCTCATTTTAATAGGATCGGGAtgttcgcctcggtagtatatagatacatctatggttcgtgtcgttcgatcctcggcagtgcgCACATTATAATAGGATTGGGCCATTCGCCtcagcaggattatgtaccacactctcgtgggagcgggccgttcgcctcgacaatataatagatgtatctatggttcgtgttgttcgaccctcggcagtgcacatattatgatgggatcgggccatacgcctcgacatttctataaaatactcttatgaaatcatgcgtaatatttgacaagaagccagtATATCTGTTAGTTTTCCTGAATTgaactgtgacgacctatctggtgaggtccattatatatatatatatatattctccgaTTGATGAGGTAACTGCTAATCAAGAGTTTGAGTTGGTGATtaagaggaggattgtaccacgtatttatacttgtttatttcacTTATTTACTCTACCCTATATCTGTTTGTTTCTTACTGtgtctgtcttattggaccactagtaagtgtcaatgtcgacccctcgtcactacttctctggggttaggctagatacttactgggtacgcgttaatttacgtactcatgttgcacttgctgcacttattgtgcaggtatacaTATATGTTTCTAGTGGTCTTTTGGGTGTAGGGGCACGACTATTGTTGGGACTTTACGGTGAGTTTCACTTCcttgttacgatccgcagcatgcaaagtctccatcagagttatttatattcttctgtctaacttgtattccagacagttgttgtattttattatatttactagttgatgcttatgcacttgtgacaccggggtaTGGGATATTCTGTAAATTGTCTGGGGTTTTACCTAGCTATTACACCCTTTAATTATTTATTCTATTTAAATAAGTTTCCATGATTTTTTTAAAGCATTGATTTCTTTATCTAATAAGATTcataattttgaaagtaataaaatgatcgACTAATGTGAtaattcaccgttggcttgcctgacggaaacgttaggcgctatcatgacctatattggattttgggtagtgacaaagACCACCGTCACTTGTCCTTGTAAGATttttcaaaggtgcatgatgACAATCTTCACTAATATGGTAGAAAATTTTGTTGAAGTGTTTATGTATGATTTTTCTGTCTTCAGACCATCTTTTGATAAATGCTTAAAAAATTTGAGTAAAGTGTTTGTtaggtgtgaagagacaaacttggtgctgaattgggagaagtgtTATTTTTGGTATGTGAAGGGATTGTACTCGGGCACAAAGTGTACAAAAATGGGTTGGAGGGGGACAAGGCAAAAGTGGGAGAAATTGATAAATTGTCACCTCCAATTTCTGTCAAATGAGTCATAAGCTTTCTAGGTTATGCAGGTTTCTATCAtagattcattaaagatttttctaaCACTTTCAGCTCCCTTGTGCAGGTTTCTTGAGAAGGACACACCTTTCAAGTTTGATGATCATTACTTGAAGGCATATGAGGAACTTAAAAatagattggtgactgcaccaattatcaccGCCTGGACTGGAGGGCCTTTTGAGTTGATGTGTGATGCCATCGGCACAACAATTGAGGTTGTACTGgtacaaaggaaaaataaagtgtTCCACTCAATTTACAATGCCAACAAAACTCtaaatccaacaccaataaattACACAGTTACAGACAAAGAGTTGTTAGCAGTAGTATGGGCGTTTGACAAATTTAGGGCCTACTTGGTAGGAACTAAAGTCATCGTCTACATAAAACCATGCAACCATCAAGTATTTGTTTGAGAAAAAGATGTTAAGCCTAGACTAATTTGATGGGTTCTTCTTTTGTAGGAATTTGATGTGGAAATCCGAGATCGAAATGGGACCAAAAATTAGGTAGTCGATCACTTACCGCGCTTGGAAACTCGCGCGTATGTTGATGAAGATGGAGAGATTCAGAAAAGATTTCCTGATGAGCGATTGTTAGTCGTCACAGCTGGCGCAGCCCCATGGCATGCTGACTATGTGAACTTTATTGTAAGTGGGGTGACGTCTTCAGAGTTGTCACCAGATGGTAAGAGAAATTTCATGAATAATGTTAGATTATATCTATGGGATGAGCCATTTTTGTTTAAGCAttgtgcagatcagttggtgcaCCACTGTGCCCCTGAGGAAATGGAAGACATTTTGCATGATTGTCATGCATCACCTTATGAAAGGCACCACGGTGGATACAAACGGTTGCAAAGGTGTTGTATTAAAGATTCTTTTGGCCCACATTGCTCAAGGATGCACATGCttttgtgaaaagatgtgatgggTGCCAAATAACTAGCACAATTTCAAAGAGGCATGAGATGCCGTTGAAGGACATACTTGAGGTCAAAATCTTTGATGTTTGGGTAATGGACTTCATGTGGTCGTTTCCATCATCCAATGGCCATAGGTACATCTTCGTTGCAATTAATTATGTGTCAAGCCGTTCTATTGTTCAATTTAAGGTTGAAGCTCTTTCCTATGAAGCTCAAGTCTAGATGGTCGAGGCCATCGAAGTGGTGTTGGATACGAAGCATGGAGTTGTTGATCTACGAGATCCCGAAGTGATGGTACGTTCTTAGTCAATGGGCAAAGAGTTAAACACTATTGGTGTGGCGGCGTTCGTCGTCACAAAACTTAGATAGACTTGGTTGATGCTTGAGGGAATATTATGCATCAtgtcgcgacattaaatcagacGCTTCATAGGAGGTAACCCATTGTGATGTTGTATTCGTGATTCCATGGCATTAACTAAGGCTCTTGTTGGGAGGAAACCCAATTCGTATATTAGTCTAGATtaattagatttttcttttgtatttaggTACTAACGAGTTGAGTTTTGGCGTTTGAATAGGTACGGGAGCGTATTGGGAGGTCAAAGCACATGAAGGAGTATAGAAAATGGATTGGAAATCACTTGAGTACGCTTCAGACCTCTCAAAGTAGGACAAGAACTGTGCCCTAGTCCAGGAGACACGCTCTTTCACGAGAACTGGACCGCGTGCCAGACCAGGCATCACGCGCGCTCTCTCGCGCCCAAGCTCACCCCGCCCAACCTTCCCCTTGACCCAGACCTCGCATCGTCTACTTTGTTGCACGATGGGCCTCACGTCCCAACTCACGAGGCTAGATAATTTTTCGTCCTTGTTCCATTTTCAAACCCCCACAACATTTTTAAAAATACGCACACTCAAATTTCTCACTGCCAACCCATCCCCTTATATCCTTCCCTCACTTAAATTTCCCAACTTTTCTCTCACACACTCATACACTCAATCTCACCACTATTGAAGATAACTACTCCTCTTTCGATATCTAAGGTATTAATTCTTCTCAATCTTTCTTCTATTTTGGGATTGATTGAGGTAAATTGGATCATGCAAACTTTTTGAATGGCTTGAATGTGAAATTATGCATACTTGTCCCAACCCCATGAACCCCATAGGATTGATATTCTTGTTACACAAATGAATGTTTACACTCAAATTCCAAGCCGATTTGGGAGGGTGGAGCAATCCCTCATCCACACGAAAGCTTCATAATAGCTAGTGTGTaacatgtgtttgataaaatgacTCAAAGTCATGTTTTGTCCCAGTTGGAGCCCTAGTCTCTAGAATTGATACATTAGTGGGTTGTAAGTGTCCCTATCATAACATTTATGTGTGGAGTGGCTCACCGAAGCCAGCTTGAAGGTTTCAAATATGGCACTTATATTGTTTTCCCCCATGAACTAGGTGTCTTGTAGCTACAATCATTGCTTAATTTCAAGTTGTGAAGTCTACGTAGCATTGacaataatatggtaatatcTTAAGTGTGGGATCGTATGACCATGTTTCGAATTGATTCAATGTCCTATGAAGTTGACTAACATATATTTGTGCAGGTAAGAAAATGGTACAACCAAAACCAAATGCACCACTAATGGAAAAAGGAAAGGGCAAAGCTATTGCCCCTACTAAAGGCAATACATCCTCCACACCTCcaccaaaaaagagaaaaggaggaGATGCCACTTCTAGTTATGACTATAAGCAGTTGTAGCCTCACATCCAAGGCCTCAGGGTGATCATGAATATGGGCTGAACAGCATGCCCCCATCCACCAAGACGTGGTATAAGATTTGTAGTCCTAAACATATGCACCCCGATTTAGCTGTTGATGAGCGGCATTGCGATCTAAGTATCCACCCATTTGAAGTATATTCATAAGCTAGGGTTGAACTATGTTTTTGGGAACCCTGGGGACATTAATATGAACCTTAATCAAGTTCTATGATGGGTGGGATCAAGATAAGGTTATTGCCTATTCGGGAAAGGTTGATCGATATTTCTTCATCTACTCTATGCAACTACTTGGGATCTCCGGATGTTCCACGAGTCATTGTGTAACTTCATTGCCCGCCCTACATATCAATAGCTCCTACACACTTTGTATGGTGCCAATTTTGTGGGTGCCTGGGTTTGTCACAAAAAGATTCACCGCCATAGAAAAtttcaaaagaagaagatgaatttgGAGGCTCATGTTTGGTTGAAATTGATCAACACTCAGTTGTTACCTTGCAATCATGATACTATGATGGGGAGCGAGAGTGTGTGCTTGCTTTATTTCTTAATGACCGGCCAAAAAGTGAATGTGGGTCTATTTGATACGCTACCAGATGGCACATGTGTGAAGGAGAAAGAGGATAGATAGATTGTTCTTTGGAAACATATTGACACAATATCTGAGAATAGAGAAAGTAGATGAGGAGCCAGAGTTTGATGTAATCATTCCAGCACCACTTAGAGGGACCGATATTACAAGCATCCGAGCTAAGGAGGAAAATGATATGACAATGCTTACTGGTTTCGAGCACAATGCTCGTGATGACAGCTTCATGGTTATGTGATGCTTGATTTGCAGCTATAGATTAGAGGAATGCCAGCTACTCCGGAGGAGATAGCCAATTTACATGACAGTTTCCGCTTAATGCTCATTCGCAGTGTCTG is a genomic window containing:
- the LOC142180747 gene encoding uncharacterized protein LOC142180747, with amino-acid sequence MLFDNIELDDEVKEMVYHLDACAYIKWMINFEHLDRPTRPPPKLSIKEAPKLELKPLPSHLHYAYLGANETLLVVVSFKLSIFQEEKLFCVPLEYKHAIGRTMTNIRGISPMFCMHKILMEDGHKPSVEHQRRLNPVMKEEVRKEVIKWIDASIIFPIFDNCIKSGFCLFLSRFGQFLESFEGGLASSIARPSFDKCLKNLSKVFVRCEETNLVLNWEKCYFWFLEKDTPFKFDDHYLKAYEELKNRLVTAPIITAWTGGPFELMCDAIGTTIEVVLVQRKNKVFHSIYNANKTLNPTPINYTVTDKELLAVVWAFDKFRAYLVGTKVIVYIKPCNHQVVDHLPRLETRAYVDEDGEIQKRFPDERLLVVTAGAAPWHADYVNFIVSGVTSSELSPDGKRNFMNNVRLYLWDEPFLFKHCADQLVHHCAPEEMEDILHDCHASPYERHHGGYKRLQRCCKKMVQPKPNAPLMEKGKGKAIAPTKEKVDEEPEFDVIIPAPLRGTDITSIRAKEENDMTMLTGFEHNARDDSFMVM